The following proteins come from a genomic window of Myroides odoratus DSM 2801:
- a CDS encoding ABC transporter ATP-binding protein, with protein sequence MLLLKNISFSYTANYTVIDAIDLVIEKGKHVALLGESGCGKSTLLKLIYGLHDLDQGEIFWKDNQVLGPAYNLVPGMDNMRYLAQDFDLMPHTSVAENIGKYLSNFNLEKKKAKIAELLELIEMTAFADVKVKLLSGGQQQRVAIARALAVAPEVLLLDEPFSHIDYARRSVLRRKIFAYLKENNITCIVATHDSMDVLSFADETIVLKEGRVVDYGDTQDLYEYPSDKYVATLFGEVNELYISDFTPDTLEDEVLLIYPHQLMISKQKGVLEVEVQQAYFNGDGYLVCANFKNNRTLYFNHPVDVQAGTKVKLALKKYQ encoded by the coding sequence ATGCTTTTATTAAAAAATATTTCGTTTAGTTATACTGCCAATTATACCGTTATAGACGCCATTGATTTAGTTATCGAAAAAGGAAAACACGTAGCCTTGCTAGGAGAAAGTGGATGTGGAAAAAGTACATTGTTAAAACTAATCTACGGATTACACGATTTAGATCAAGGGGAAATATTCTGGAAAGATAATCAAGTATTAGGACCAGCCTATAATCTCGTGCCGGGTATGGATAATATGCGCTACCTAGCCCAAGATTTTGACCTAATGCCACACACTAGTGTAGCAGAGAATATTGGAAAGTATCTTTCGAATTTTAACTTAGAAAAAAAGAAAGCAAAAATTGCTGAATTATTAGAGTTAATCGAAATGACAGCATTTGCCGATGTTAAAGTGAAACTTTTAAGCGGTGGCCAACAACAACGGGTGGCAATTGCTAGAGCTCTAGCAGTAGCTCCTGAAGTATTGCTGTTAGATGAACCTTTTAGCCATATTGATTACGCTAGAAGAAGCGTGTTACGTCGTAAGATTTTTGCGTATTTAAAAGAAAATAATATCACCTGTATTGTAGCTACACATGATAGTATGGATGTGTTGAGTTTTGCAGATGAGACTATTGTGCTCAAAGAAGGGCGAGTAGTGGATTATGGTGATACGCAAGATTTATATGAATACCCTTCAGATAAATATGTAGCAACCCTATTTGGTGAAGTTAATGAATTGTATATTTCTGATTTTACACCAGATACCTTGGAAGATGAGGTACTACTTATCTATCCACATCAATTGATGATCTCAAAACAAAAAGGAGTACTAGAAGTTGAAGTACAACAAGCTTATTTCAATGGAGACGGTTACCTAGTATGCGCAAACTTTAAAAATAATAGAACGCTGTATTTTAATCACCCTGTTGATGTACAAGCAGGAACGAAAGTGAAATTAGCTTTGAAAAAATACCAATAG
- a CDS encoding DUF5686 family protein, with protein sequence MYKNVIQLVLSSVSLLVFLLGNWCYGQTITGRITNEQEVPLAQCLVFIPGTVNQTRTDEAGFFTINWDSKQPIFIQKEGYENERIKYKNQTDSLIIPLTPLDKRNILYTDQQDVYASYLLSLVYDHFKERTNNYQVSYYAKGDLQLNTQRSSYLGQKRKDLDPALDIDSEQAGNFIYLSEINSDLDYRNKIISKETVHALQESGNAKDLLFLTGTDNDFNIFSSETSKRINVVSPLLPYANTYYFFDIISEDQVGDDTIYRVYFTPKRDREPIMEGYIEFTSKNWQVLSFYAKMQGNNVNAKNINNLQIKQTYTYSPTLDAHVKAAQTLVFDGRFIVFDFIGKFESSFTNYTEKPAHLMENKTNEYLTFNTNYNLNAEDKLAAVRPFHLLESEKKYFDQKSIFLMDNTKVILDSIDKRTNNFTIFKLIKGYKYVNSYKNSTYSYHGLLSTFAFNAVQGFNITSGIDYTKLCTDNAATSYGVNVSYGFSENKFRFSGYASHVFNQQNYRTLRLEAGEAIEQFNQDDPIKKPINSFASAWFGKNYAKYFQKKFIALHYSQYAWTNFKFDGRLEYAYRDNLYNNIQNPPFVPTLDFTSNNPLNPSDFDSPTFKPNGIAKLHVNVQVVFDQKTISYPNKKQYIQQSKYPILEIHLEKALNTTDRNFSYTFGSIATKYQNNIGNIGELYTGISIGQFFEQNQIPFTDYKHFNGNQTFIGSTPIYNKQFNLLPYYSYSTNKSYVEFHLEHDFRGYLLNKIPLLNKTRYSFIVGFHLLQTPDQPTYKEFSIGLNNFGFKKFRPFRIDYFTSFSDRKTNHGIVLGIKVLDLIQK encoded by the coding sequence ATGTATAAAAATGTAATACAACTTGTTTTATCTTCTGTTTCCCTTTTAGTCTTTCTATTAGGCAATTGGTGTTATGGACAAACCATTACGGGAAGAATAACCAATGAACAAGAGGTTCCTCTTGCACAATGTTTGGTTTTTATTCCTGGAACGGTTAACCAAACCCGTACAGATGAAGCTGGTTTTTTTACAATTAATTGGGATTCTAAGCAACCCATTTTTATTCAGAAAGAGGGGTATGAAAACGAGCGAATCAAATATAAGAACCAAACAGATTCTTTGATCATTCCGCTCACTCCACTAGATAAACGCAATATTTTATATACGGATCAACAGGATGTCTATGCTTCCTATTTGCTTTCGTTGGTCTATGACCATTTCAAAGAACGAACCAACAACTATCAAGTCTCGTATTATGCGAAAGGTGATTTACAACTCAATACCCAACGTTCTTCCTATCTAGGTCAAAAACGCAAGGATTTGGATCCTGCCCTTGATATTGATAGCGAGCAAGCAGGTAATTTCATTTACCTCAGTGAGATTAATTCTGACTTGGATTATCGCAATAAAATCATCAGTAAGGAAACAGTGCATGCCCTTCAGGAAAGTGGGAATGCGAAGGATTTATTATTCTTAACGGGAACCGATAATGATTTTAATATTTTTAGTTCAGAAACTTCCAAGCGAATCAATGTTGTTTCTCCGCTACTTCCCTATGCTAATACGTATTATTTCTTTGATATTATTTCGGAAGATCAAGTTGGTGACGATACGATTTATCGCGTATACTTTACGCCCAAGCGCGATCGAGAGCCGATTATGGAAGGGTACATCGAATTTACAAGCAAGAATTGGCAGGTTTTGTCTTTCTATGCGAAAATGCAAGGGAATAACGTCAATGCGAAAAACATCAACAACTTACAGATTAAACAGACCTATACCTATTCTCCAACCTTAGATGCTCACGTAAAAGCAGCTCAAACGTTGGTTTTTGATGGTCGATTTATTGTTTTTGACTTCATTGGAAAATTTGAGAGTAGTTTTACAAATTACACGGAAAAACCCGCTCATTTAATGGAAAACAAAACCAATGAGTACTTGACTTTCAACACCAATTATAACCTCAATGCGGAAGATAAACTAGCGGCTGTTCGTCCTTTTCACTTACTTGAAAGTGAAAAGAAATACTTTGATCAGAAGTCTATTTTCTTAATGGACAATACCAAAGTTATTTTAGATTCCATCGACAAACGCACAAATAATTTTACTATTTTCAAATTAATTAAAGGATACAAATACGTCAACTCGTATAAAAACAGCACCTATAGTTACCACGGTTTACTTTCAACCTTTGCTTTTAATGCGGTACAAGGATTTAACATCACCTCCGGGATTGATTATACCAAATTGTGTACTGATAATGCGGCAACGTCTTATGGTGTTAATGTTAGCTACGGTTTCAGTGAGAATAAGTTTCGCTTTTCTGGTTATGCTTCTCATGTATTCAATCAACAAAATTATCGTACCCTTCGATTAGAAGCGGGTGAAGCGATTGAGCAATTTAATCAAGATGACCCGATTAAAAAGCCCATCAACTCTTTTGCTTCTGCTTGGTTTGGAAAGAACTATGCGAAATATTTTCAAAAGAAATTCATTGCTTTACATTACAGCCAGTATGCCTGGACCAATTTTAAATTTGATGGTCGATTAGAATATGCTTATCGAGATAATTTATACAACAACATTCAAAATCCTCCGTTTGTACCCACATTGGATTTTACCTCAAACAACCCGTTGAATCCTTCTGATTTTGATAGTCCAACCTTCAAACCGAATGGGATTGCTAAACTTCACGTCAATGTACAAGTGGTATTCGATCAAAAGACCATTAGTTATCCCAATAAAAAACAATACATCCAACAATCGAAGTATCCTATTTTAGAGATTCACCTCGAAAAAGCACTGAATACAACGGACCGAAATTTCAGCTATACCTTTGGTTCTATTGCTACGAAATATCAGAATAATATTGGCAATATTGGAGAGTTGTATACCGGAATCTCCATTGGTCAGTTCTTTGAACAGAATCAGATTCCCTTTACGGATTACAAGCATTTCAATGGAAACCAAACCTTTATTGGTTCAACGCCTATTTACAATAAACAATTCAACTTACTGCCCTACTATTCCTATAGTACGAATAAGTCCTATGTTGAATTTCACTTAGAACACGATTTTCGCGGCTATCTATTAAATAAAATACCGCTTTTAAACAAGACGAGATATTCGTTTATTGTTGGATTTCACTTACTCCAAACACCAGATCAACCGACCTATAAGGAGTTTAGTATTGGTTTAAATAACTTTGGATTTAAGAAATTTAGGCCTTTCCGAATTGATTATTTCACCTCTTTTTCTGATAGAAAAACCAATCACGGCATTGTATTAGGGATAAAGGTTCTAGATTTAATTCAGAAATAA
- the aroQ gene encoding type II 3-dehydroquinate dehydratase produces the protein MKILILNGPNLNLLGKREPTIYGNTSFETYFEQLQREFPAVELDYFQSNIEGVLIDKLHEVGFTYAGIVFNAGAYTHTSIAIGDAIAAIDTPVIEVHISNTHAREEFRHTSKLAAHCQGVILGFGLKSYALALHAFQD, from the coding sequence ATGAAAATTCTAATACTCAATGGCCCCAATCTAAATTTATTAGGTAAACGAGAGCCAACTATTTATGGAAACACGAGTTTTGAAACTTATTTTGAGCAATTACAACGTGAGTTTCCCGCTGTTGAATTGGATTATTTTCAATCCAATATTGAAGGTGTATTAATTGATAAATTACACGAAGTTGGTTTTACCTATGCGGGTATTGTTTTTAATGCAGGCGCTTATACACATACTTCTATTGCTATAGGAGATGCTATTGCGGCGATTGATACTCCTGTCATTGAAGTACATATTTCCAATACACATGCCCGTGAAGAGTTTCGTCATACGTCTAAATTAGCGGCTCACTGCCAAGGAGTGATTCTTGGATTTGGTTTAAAAAGTTACGCACTAGCCCTTCATGCTTTTCAGGATTAA
- a CDS encoding outer membrane beta-barrel protein: protein MKKLVLSLVAVAAFGFTANAQEKEKPTYGFQEGNFMIEGSFQISDKVNKNSDSGNKDKVTTYKFNPKVGYFLSDKVAVGASLAFGKGEQEFFNDNVATNLYAGVYARYYFLELGNRFKTFAEVGVGYDQQEISASKNKLTGIQAGIDLGFNYFVTEKLAVAFTLGNVFSYGNHDHKIDGNKEKTISETNANVNVFNNFFDNATFGLVYKF, encoded by the coding sequence ATGAAAAAATTAGTACTATCGTTAGTAGCTGTTGCTGCTTTTGGATTCACAGCTAACGCTCAAGAAAAAGAAAAACCAACGTATGGTTTCCAAGAAGGAAATTTCATGATTGAAGGAAGTTTTCAAATTTCTGATAAAGTGAACAAGAATTCTGATTCTGGAAACAAAGACAAAGTAACTACGTACAAATTCAACCCTAAAGTTGGATACTTCTTATCTGATAAAGTTGCTGTTGGAGCATCTTTAGCTTTTGGTAAAGGAGAGCAAGAATTTTTCAATGATAACGTTGCTACAAATTTATACGCTGGAGTATACGCACGTTACTACTTCTTAGAATTAGGTAACCGTTTCAAAACTTTTGCTGAAGTTGGTGTTGGATATGACCAACAAGAAATTTCTGCAAGTAAAAACAAATTAACTGGTATTCAAGCTGGAATTGATTTAGGATTCAACTATTTCGTTACAGAAAAATTAGCAGTTGCTTTCACTTTAGGTAATGTATTTTCTTACGGAAACCACGATCACAAAATTGATGGTAATAAAGAAAAAACAATTTCTGAGACAAACGCTAACGTAAACGTTTTCAATAACTTCTTTGATAACGCTACATTCGGATTAGTATACAAATTCTAA
- the xerD gene encoding site-specific tyrosine recombinase XerD, whose amino-acid sequence MSTKIWQNTLQSYIHYLKLERGLAENSIESYELDLLKFVQFLSHSEIEVAPKNVTPAHVNEFVYQLSTVLAPTSQARIISGLKSFFTFLLVDGQIEKAPTDLLEIPKLGRKLPEVLAMEEIDALLATLDLSTNEGYRNKVMLELLYSCGLRVSELVNLRLSDLFFEEGFIRVIGKGSKHRFVPIDPDTMELIIMYKQSIRNHMQVKKEDTDIVFLNRRGGRLTRAMIFTIVKQAAQEANIQKNVSPHSFRHSFATYLLENGADIRMIQLMLGHESILTTEIYTHISREKLKGVMDRYHPRSRQ is encoded by the coding sequence ATGAGTACTAAAATCTGGCAAAATACCCTGCAATCCTATATCCATTATTTAAAATTAGAACGGGGGCTAGCAGAGAATTCAATCGAAAGCTATGAATTGGATTTGCTGAAGTTTGTTCAGTTTTTAAGCCATAGTGAAATAGAGGTAGCACCGAAAAACGTTACGCCAGCTCATGTTAATGAATTTGTTTATCAATTGTCTACGGTTTTAGCACCTACTTCACAAGCGCGTATTATCTCAGGGTTAAAGAGTTTTTTTACTTTTTTACTTGTCGATGGTCAAATCGAAAAAGCGCCCACAGATCTGTTAGAAATTCCCAAACTAGGGCGTAAACTACCAGAGGTCTTAGCGATGGAGGAAATTGATGCCCTATTGGCTACATTAGATCTTTCTACAAACGAAGGGTATCGCAACAAGGTGATGCTGGAGCTATTGTATAGTTGTGGATTACGCGTAAGCGAATTAGTCAACCTGCGCTTGAGTGATTTGTTCTTTGAGGAAGGTTTTATTCGGGTAATAGGTAAGGGAAGCAAACATCGATTTGTTCCCATAGATCCAGATACAATGGAACTTATTATAATGTATAAGCAATCGATTAGAAATCATATGCAGGTCAAAAAAGAAGATACGGATATTGTATTTTTAAATCGAAGAGGAGGAAGGCTAACGAGAGCCATGATCTTTACTATTGTCAAGCAAGCTGCCCAAGAAGCCAATATTCAAAAGAATGTCAGCCCACATAGTTTTAGGCATTCCTTTGCCACGTATTTATTGGAAAATGGAGCGGATATTCGAATGATTCAACTGATGTTAGGACATGAATCAATTTTAACTACAGAAATCTATACGCATATTAGTAGAGAGAAGTTAAAAGGCGTAATGGATAGGTATCATCCTAGGAGTAGGCAGTAA